Proteins from one Coffea arabica cultivar ET-39 chromosome 8c, Coffea Arabica ET-39 HiFi, whole genome shotgun sequence genomic window:
- the LOC140013756 gene encoding probable serine/threonine-protein kinase At1g01540: MNMMIDVASALEYLHHSYSIPVVHYDLKPNNVLLNEDMVACVTNFGVAKILAGEKNTAYTKSLATFGYIAPAIACTEDSSRDRMNAMDVLASHVFNFVDLNQ; this comes from the exons ATGAATATGATGATAGATGTGGCATCAGCGTTGGAGTACCTCCATCATAGTTACTCAATTCCCGTTGTTCACTATGATTTGAAGCCAAATAATGTCCTTCTAAATGAAGATATGGTTGCCTGTGTGACTAATTTTGGTGTTGCAAAAATATTGGCCGGTGAGAAGAACACTGCCTACACCAAGTCTCTAGCTACATTTGGCTACATTGCACCAG CTATAGCCTGCACAGAAGATTCTTCCAGGGACAGGATGAATGCTATGGATGTTCTTGCTTCTCAC GTCTTCAACTTTGTTGACTTGAACCAATAG
- the LOC140013815 gene encoding S-norcoclaurine synthase 1-like — protein MEAKVANTRKDLGGSLPVENVQELASNNLKEIPHRYIRPELNPDEVSVDESLQIPVIDMSKLATDHVDYQNEMAELHQACKEWGFFQLINHGATIAIEKMKVVVEDFFKLPLEQKMIYAQLPNDLEGYGQAFVISEDQKLDWGGLLFLYSLPTSQRNMRFWPNNPKSQLLTFSNPSRSTLDEYSTELHKLCLSLFNLMAMNLGLDAKKISSLYEDCVQGIRVNYYPPCLQADKVIGLAPHSDATGLTLLVQVNEVQGLQIKKNSKWVPIKPIPGAIIINIGDVMEILSNGEYCSIEHRAVVLFQKERLSVAAFHSPNICVKIGPLPDLVKENGANYKTLRHEDFIRLVISRKLDGKSLLRTMKIIK, from the exons ATGGaggctaaggtggccaacactaGAAAAGACCTTGGTGGTTCACTCCCTGTTGAGAATGTCCAAGAACTAGCTTCTAATAACCTGAAAGAAATCCCACATCGATACATCAGACCTGAACTTAATCCTGATGAAGTTTCAGTTGATGAATCTTTACAAATTCCAGTCATTGATATGAGCAAGCTTGCAACAGACCATGTAGATTACCAAAATGAAATGGCAGAACTTCACCAGGCATGCAAAGAATGGGGTTTCTTTCAG TTAATCAATCATGGGGCAACAATAGcaattgagaaaatgaaggtTGTCGTAGAGGACTTCTTCAAGCTGCCATTAGAGCAGAAGATGATCTATGCACAACTGCCAAATGATCTTGAAGGATATGGTCAAGCATTTGTCATATCGGAGGACCAAAAGCTCGACTGGGGTGGCCTGCTCTTCCTTTACTCCTTACCAACCTCCCAAAGAAATATGAGATTCTGGCCTAACAATCCAAAATCTCAG CTTCTAACTTTCTCTAACCCATCCAGATCAACCTTGGATGAATACTCAACTGAATTGCACAAACTCTGCTTGAGTCTCTTTAATCTCATGGCTATGAATCTTGGATTGGATGCCAAAAAAATTAGCAGCTTGTATGAAGATTGTGTTCAAGGAATAAGAGTGAATTACTACCCACCATGCTTGCAAGCAGACAAGGTTATTGGCCTTGCTCCTCACTCTGATGCCACAGGACTGACCTTATTAGTTCAAGTGAATGAAGTTCAGGGCCTACAGATCAAGAAAAACAGTAAATGGGTGCCCATTAAACCCATTCCAGGAGCCATCATCATCAACATTGGTGATGTCATGGAG ATATTGAGTAATGGGGAATATTGCAGCATTGAACATAGAGCTGTTGTGCTTTTCCAGAAAGAAAGACTTTCAGTTGCCGCATTTCACAGTCCTAATATCTGTGTAAAAATTGGTCCTCTACCTGATCTTGTGAAAGAAAATGGAGCAAATTACAAGACCTTACGGCACGAGGACTTCATAAGACTGGTTATTTCCAGGAAACTTGATGGAAAAAGCTTGCTGAGAACCATGAAAAtcattaaataa